A stretch of Priestia aryabhattai DNA encodes these proteins:
- a CDS encoding GNAT family N-acetyltransferase: MIIIKPLSQCSFSDALKAFNKGFEDYYIPIALSLDQFTCRFGFDHLSVDHSFVAFYNETPAGIILNGIKKVKGKKHAWNGGTSVALSYRKMGIGVALLKASLERYQQQGVVEASLEAFKVNEKAIHLYQKYGYEIVDTLLFLKHRGSFRSPLLKKKNQFTYSLKRGLAKDIQNLSFYTYDVPWKNQFDCIRDGESFIALNERNEEVGYLLFQKNFSSIGIVNSVTFYQGSVKENISNREEVLGFLLVSIFNMYGPIAYNTYNVPAKRNSLLVKMLKSFGFQDLYTDEGIKLEQVFMKNQL, from the coding sequence GTGATTATAATTAAGCCCCTAAGCCAGTGTTCGTTTTCTGATGCGCTAAAAGCATTCAATAAGGGTTTTGAAGATTATTATATTCCCATTGCGCTGTCACTAGATCAATTCACTTGTAGATTTGGTTTCGATCATCTATCTGTCGATCATTCTTTTGTCGCTTTTTATAATGAAACACCAGCTGGAATTATTTTAAATGGAATAAAAAAGGTTAAAGGAAAAAAACATGCTTGGAATGGAGGTACAAGCGTAGCATTATCTTACCGAAAAATGGGAATTGGCGTAGCCTTGCTAAAAGCCTCACTTGAGAGGTATCAACAACAGGGAGTAGTGGAAGCTAGTCTGGAAGCATTTAAGGTTAATGAAAAAGCCATTCACCTTTATCAGAAATATGGATATGAGATTGTAGATACGCTTTTATTTCTAAAGCATAGAGGTAGTTTTCGCTCTCCCTTACTTAAAAAGAAGAATCAGTTTACGTATTCGCTAAAGCGAGGGCTTGCAAAAGATATTCAGAACCTATCTTTTTATACATACGATGTTCCGTGGAAAAATCAATTTGACTGTATTCGAGATGGAGAATCGTTTATTGCGTTGAATGAAAGAAACGAAGAAGTTGGCTATCTATTATTTCAAAAGAATTTTTCTTCCATAGGCATCGTGAATTCCGTTACTTTTTATCAAGGAAGCGTTAAGGAAAATATCTCAAATCGAGAGGAAGTTCTGGGCTTTTTATTGGTATCCATTTTTAATATGTATGGACCAATTGCTTACAATACATATAATGTACCTGCAAAAAGGAATAGCTTACTCGTGAAAATGTTAAAATCATTTGGCTTTCAAGATTTATATACAGATGAAGGAATCAAACTTGAGCAGGTGTTTATGAAAAACCAACTTTAA
- a CDS encoding DUF4825 domain-containing protein, with translation MKKIYASLSICSVLTCLSGCAYAPHNNLSAERVSASSIHHTSSLEHETSIEEITNKLPGHFYLKGITFQNAQKPYYLAINYTAIDNQHTFEKSWTSVKTKRTLLHNATILLSVVQNVDSVHFTINTTVPQTITITRKELTDFYGIDLRNYNDVNQVWKAKYEGQQEKIDEFYDAHPITEMQ, from the coding sequence ATGAAAAAAATATATGCTTCTCTTTCAATTTGCTCTGTACTCACTTGCTTATCAGGGTGTGCCTATGCGCCTCATAATAATCTGTCTGCTGAAAGAGTCTCTGCTTCTTCTATTCACCATACTTCTTCTTTAGAACATGAGACTTCAATAGAGGAAATTACAAATAAACTTCCGGGACACTTTTATTTGAAAGGCATAACCTTTCAAAATGCGCAAAAACCTTATTACTTAGCAATTAATTACACTGCAATAGATAATCAGCATACGTTTGAAAAAAGCTGGACGTCTGTTAAAACCAAACGTACACTTTTACATAACGCAACCATCTTACTTTCTGTCGTACAAAATGTTGACAGCGTTCACTTTACTATTAATACGACTGTTCCTCAGACAATCACGATTACTCGAAAAGAGTTAACCGACTTCTACGGAATTGATCTGCGGAATTATAATGACGTGAATCAAGTGTGGAAAGCAAAATACGAAGGGCAACAAGAAAAAATTGATGAATTTTATGATGCACATCCTATTACGGAAATGCAATAA
- a CDS encoding ZIP family metal transporter produces the protein MIDALMWGGVSGSAVLIGAIIAIFVPLKKQLTAYIMAFGTGVLLGAAAYELIQDSVKEAGIIAASSGFLTGAGLFTLLDMSLAKKGAHKRKRSNHLAPASSGLAIFIGTIMDAIPESLMIGASLIEQHRVSCLLVVSIFISNIPEGISGTSGLLKSQYNQKKIFSLWLSVLFISALCSWIGYLFLQNATPNMMGFIASFAGGGIIAMVASTMLPEALEEGGPVIGFIASLGLLTSIILDYMSF, from the coding sequence GTGATAGATGCCCTTATGTGGGGTGGTGTCTCAGGCTCAGCTGTACTAATCGGAGCTATTATAGCTATCTTTGTACCTTTAAAAAAACAGTTGACTGCTTATATTATGGCTTTTGGCACGGGCGTTTTGTTAGGAGCTGCTGCCTACGAGCTCATTCAAGATTCGGTAAAAGAAGCGGGGATTATTGCTGCTTCTTCAGGCTTCTTAACTGGTGCAGGGCTCTTTACTCTTCTTGACATGTCCTTAGCTAAAAAAGGCGCTCACAAAAGAAAACGTTCTAACCACCTTGCCCCCGCTAGCTCGGGACTAGCAATCTTTATAGGTACCATTATGGATGCTATACCTGAGTCACTTATGATTGGCGCAAGTTTGATTGAACAGCACCGCGTTAGCTGTCTGCTTGTTGTCTCTATTTTTATTAGCAATATACCCGAAGGAATCTCCGGGACAAGCGGACTACTAAAAAGCCAATACAACCAAAAGAAAATTTTTTCATTATGGCTTTCAGTTTTGTTCATATCAGCTCTCTGCTCTTGGATTGGATACCTATTTCTTCAAAACGCTACCCCAAATATGATGGGTTTTATTGCCTCATTCGCCGGGGGAGGAATTATTGCAATGGTTGCTTCTACGATGTTGCCAGAAGCTCTTGAAGAAGGTGGTCCTGTTATTGGTTTTATTGCTTCATTAGGGTTATTAACTTCTATTATTTTGGATTATATGTCTTTTTAA
- a CDS encoding cytochrome P450: MNPKVVKRENRYANLIPMQEIKSVEQQLYPFDIYNTLRQEAPIRYDESRNCWDVFDYETVKYILKNPLLFSSKRAMEERQESILMMDPPKHTKLRNLVNKAFTPRAIQHLESHIEEIADYLLNEVNSKKQFDIVEDFAGPLPIIVIAELLGVPIQDRALFKKYSDDLVSGAENNSDEAFAKMMQKRNDGVIFLQGYFKEIIAKRKKNKQEDLISLLLEAEIDGEHLTEEEVLGFCILLLVAGNETTTNLITNGVRYMTEDLDVQDEVRQDISLVPNLVEETLRYYPPIQAIGRIAAEDVEFGECKIKKGQQVISWAASANRDSAKFEIPNTFVVNRKKNPHVSFGFGIHFCLGAPLARMEGKIAFAKLLEKGGFSKVQNQSLKPIDSPFVFGVKKYEIAFNNA; encoded by the coding sequence ATGAACCCAAAAGTAGTGAAAAGAGAAAATCGTTATGCTAACTTGATTCCTATGCAAGAAATTAAATCCGTTGAACAGCAGCTTTATCCCTTTGATATTTATAACACTCTGCGTCAGGAGGCACCTATTCGTTACGATGAAAGCCGAAACTGTTGGGATGTATTTGATTATGAAACAGTAAAATATATTTTAAAAAACCCATTGCTTTTTTCATCTAAACGAGCAATGGAAGAACGTCAAGAAAGTATCTTAATGATGGATCCTCCAAAACACACAAAATTACGAAACTTAGTGAACAAAGCTTTTACGCCAAGAGCTATTCAGCACTTGGAGAGTCATATTGAAGAAATTGCAGATTATTTATTAAATGAAGTAAACAGCAAAAAACAGTTTGATATAGTAGAAGACTTTGCTGGACCACTGCCGATTATTGTAATAGCAGAGTTACTAGGAGTACCTATACAAGATCGAGCACTGTTCAAAAAGTACTCCGATGACTTAGTCAGCGGTGCTGAAAATAATTCAGACGAAGCTTTTGCGAAAATGATGCAAAAGCGTAATGACGGCGTGATTTTTTTACAAGGGTATTTTAAAGAAATTATCGCCAAGCGTAAGAAAAATAAACAAGAAGATCTTATTTCGCTGCTTTTAGAAGCAGAAATTGACGGCGAACATTTAACAGAAGAGGAAGTACTGGGGTTTTGTATTCTATTGCTAGTAGCAGGCAATGAAACAACAACAAACTTAATTACTAACGGAGTCCGGTATATGACAGAAGACTTAGACGTGCAGGATGAAGTTCGTCAAGACATATCGCTAGTTCCGAACCTGGTGGAAGAAACTCTTCGCTATTATCCTCCTATTCAAGCGATTGGACGCATAGCTGCTGAAGATGTAGAATTTGGAGAATGTAAGATTAAAAAAGGGCAGCAGGTGATTAGCTGGGCAGCAAGTGCAAATAGAGATTCAGCTAAGTTTGAAATCCCTAACACTTTTGTAGTTAATCGTAAAAAGAATCCTCACGTGAGCTTTGGGTTTGGCATCCATTTTTGCTTAGGAGCACCGCTGGCAAGAATGGAAGGGAAAATTGCCTTTGCTAAATTACTAGAAAAAGGGGGATTTTCGAAAGTTCAGAATCAGTCTTTAAAGCCAATAGATAGCCCTTTTGTTTTTGGTGTGAAAAAATATGAGATTGCTTTTAATAACGCTTAA
- a CDS encoding LOG family protein produces the protein MKSICVFAGSSAGIKTEYKEAAVSLGRYMAKENYRLIYGGSRMGLMGEVANEMLQHGGEVIGIMPRGLFSGEIVHTALTELIEVESMHERKATMHELADAYIALPGGFGTFEELFEALCWAQIGIHKKPVGLLNVNDYYNPLMQMVQHAVDEGFSTDSAIRLINISDTPEQLISSMDTYASPSGDQKWNTER, from the coding sequence TTGAAATCAATTTGTGTGTTTGCAGGATCAAGCGCTGGGATAAAAACGGAATATAAAGAGGCCGCCGTCTCGCTAGGACGTTACATGGCCAAAGAAAACTACCGGCTGATCTATGGAGGCTCACGAATGGGCCTAATGGGAGAAGTCGCAAATGAAATGCTCCAACATGGGGGCGAAGTCATTGGTATTATGCCCCGCGGTTTGTTTAGCGGTGAAATCGTTCATACCGCGCTAACAGAACTCATCGAAGTAGAAAGCATGCATGAAAGAAAAGCAACTATGCACGAGTTAGCTGATGCTTATATTGCACTTCCTGGAGGTTTCGGGACATTTGAAGAGTTGTTTGAAGCTCTTTGCTGGGCTCAAATTGGTATACATAAAAAACCAGTGGGATTATTAAATGTGAACGACTACTACAACCCGCTTATGCAAATGGTTCAGCATGCCGTAGATGAAGGGTTTTCTACTGATTCTGCTATTCGTCTAATTAACATTTCTGATACTCCCGAACAGCTTATCTCTTCAATGGACACCTATGCTTCTCCTTCAGGTGACCAAAAATGGAACACTGAACGCTAA
- a CDS encoding NAD-dependent malic enzyme, whose amino-acid sequence MMNNLIRTLMVQTPTVPGNLGRVATAIGNVGGDIGEVETVKVGHNYTMRSITVQVESEDQLEQLLEAVRSLEGITLHTVSDEVLHAHEGGKIQMKSKMKIESIADLRRVYTPGVANVCRAIQEQPDKAKIYTSIGNTVAIVTDGTAILGLGNIGPVAGMPVMEGKAALFDQLANVNAIPILLNVNEPKEIIKTVKNISPGFGGILLEDIGSPHCFEIEERLKEELDIPVMHDDQHGTAVVTLAAAISACRSTGVNLKEARVGQIGLGAAGIATCRMFMAYGVKQVIGADKSPEANERLISYGGKVADSLEELMESCDIVIATTGVPGLIQKEWIRKGQIILALSNPKPEIEPEDALEAGAIYATDGRSVNNVLGFPGIFRGVLNAGVRDITHTMLVAAAEAIANSTRAGDLVPHPLNLAVHEAVSEAVERAAVVHGEKDGVYR is encoded by the coding sequence ATGATGAATAATTTAATACGCACATTAATGGTACAAACACCAACCGTACCGGGAAACTTAGGAAGAGTAGCAACTGCTATTGGAAATGTTGGAGGAGACATCGGCGAAGTTGAAACCGTTAAAGTAGGACATAACTACACCATGAGAAGCATTACGGTTCAAGTTGAAAGTGAAGACCAGCTTGAACAATTGCTTGAAGCGGTTCGCAGTTTAGAAGGCATTACTTTACATACAGTATCAGATGAAGTTCTCCATGCGCATGAAGGCGGTAAAATTCAAATGAAAAGCAAAATGAAAATTGAGTCGATCGCCGACTTAAGAAGAGTGTATACACCAGGTGTAGCAAACGTTTGCCGTGCTATTCAAGAACAGCCCGATAAAGCTAAGATTTATACGAGTATTGGAAACACGGTTGCGATCGTAACGGATGGTACAGCTATATTGGGGTTAGGAAATATTGGCCCAGTTGCAGGGATGCCGGTTATGGAAGGAAAAGCTGCGTTATTTGATCAACTTGCCAATGTAAACGCTATCCCTATTTTGTTGAATGTAAATGAACCGAAAGAAATCATTAAAACGGTTAAAAATATTTCACCGGGATTTGGCGGTATTTTACTAGAAGATATAGGGTCGCCTCACTGCTTTGAAATTGAAGAACGCTTGAAAGAAGAACTCGATATTCCAGTTATGCATGATGATCAACACGGAACAGCGGTTGTGACACTAGCAGCAGCTATTTCAGCTTGTCGCAGCACAGGTGTGAATTTGAAAGAAGCTAGAGTAGGACAAATTGGCTTAGGAGCTGCCGGTATCGCTACTTGCAGAATGTTCATGGCTTACGGTGTCAAACAGGTGATAGGAGCTGATAAGTCTCCCGAAGCGAATGAGCGCTTAATCAGCTACGGTGGAAAAGTAGCGGATTCGTTAGAAGAGCTTATGGAAAGCTGTGATATTGTCATTGCGACAACGGGTGTACCTGGTTTAATACAAAAAGAATGGATCCGAAAAGGGCAAATCATTCTAGCCCTCTCTAATCCAAAGCCAGAAATTGAACCTGAAGATGCGCTTGAAGCAGGAGCTATTTATGCTACTGACGGAAGGTCCGTGAATAATGTACTTGGCTTCCCAGGTATTTTCAGAGGAGTATTAAATGCGGGAGTGCGCGATATTACGCATACGATGCTTGTAGCTGCAGCTGAAGCCATTGCGAATTCAACGCGTGCAGGTGATTTAGTTCCTCACCCTCTTAATCTAGCTGTACATGAAGCAGTATCTGAAGCAGTTGAAAGAGCCGCTGTCGTACACGGTGAGAAAGACGGCGTTTATCGATAA
- a CDS encoding PH domain-containing protein: MEFEHLKGKLPLEAKKAMRWQSIFTHGLWLLATAGYFLLVHFFDWWSIIGWISAGLLVVSFIIYTIIAPNVYMNVYSYEVTDTQIDVQRGLFIWYHTKIPLVKVQHVETLTGPIFRKFDLASVKIITAAGSVEIPALGQRDAEALREYIARLAEVDDEDE; encoded by the coding sequence ATGGAGTTTGAACATTTAAAGGGAAAACTGCCTCTTGAGGCTAAAAAAGCGATGCGCTGGCAATCAATTTTTACGCATGGCCTGTGGCTTCTGGCAACAGCAGGTTATTTTCTACTCGTTCATTTTTTTGATTGGTGGTCAATTATTGGATGGATATCAGCTGGACTATTGGTTGTTAGCTTTATCATATATACAATTATAGCTCCAAATGTATATATGAATGTATATTCATATGAAGTAACGGATACTCAAATTGATGTGCAACGAGGGCTATTCATCTGGTATCATACGAAAATTCCGCTTGTAAAAGTGCAGCACGTTGAAACTTTGACAGGGCCGATTTTTCGAAAATTTGACTTGGCATCTGTTAAAATCATCACAGCAGCTGGAAGCGTCGAAATTCCTGCACTCGGACAAAGAGATGCTGAAGCACTGCGAGAGTATATTGCTAGACTAGCAGAGGTAGATGATGAAGAT